The Haloarchaeobius litoreus DNA window GAGTACGTGCCGTCGACGCCGTCGGTGTTGCGGAGTTCGACCGTCTCGAAGGCGGCGAGGTCGGGCGACGGCGGCTGGTTCACGAGCATCGGGTAGTGACCGCGGACCGCCTCGTCGTCGTGCGCGGCGTCGAGGAGGAGCGTCCGCAGCCCCTCGGGCAGGACCCGGATGGAGTCGTACGCGCCGAACTCGTCCACTATCGTCGCTCGGACGGCGGGGTCGTCGACGGTCGTCGGTCCCGTCGTCGGGGCCGCGCTCGTCGTGGGCTCCGTCGACGGCGGACTGTCGCCGGTCGGTCGGTCGTCGCCGATGCCGGCACACCCGGCGAGGGTGGTCGCGGCCGCGGCGACGCTCGCGACGAACGCGCGTCTGGAGGGCATCACGTCGAGCAACTGCGAGAACGGGTAAGTGTCTTCTGCCGGGACCGTCGGTCGCGGAAACGCGTTACTTGAACCGGAACGTCTCCAGGTTCTTCGGCGCGAACGTCCGCATGTTGAACTCGTGGTAGAGCGCGGAAGAGAGGTCCTGTACGGAGGACTCGTCGCCGTGGACACAGAGCACCTTCTCGGGGCGGGGGTTCATCGTGCGGACGAAGTCCTCCAGGCCCTGCCGGTCGGCGTGACCGGAGAAGCCGTCGACCGTCTCGATGTCCATCTTCAGCTTCAGCGTGTTCGAGCGGCCGCCGTTGCCGCCGCGGTCGTTGATGGGGATCTCGTCCCAGCCGTTCTGGATGCGGCGACCCAGCGTCCCCTGGGCCTGGTAGCCGACGAACACCATCTTCGAGTCCTCCTGGCTGCCGACGTGGCGGAGCCAGGACATGATGGGGCCACCTTCGACCATACCGGAGGTGGAGAGGATGATGCAGGGGCCGCCGTCGGCGACCTCCTGGCGCTCCTCCTCGCCGCCGTCGATGTGGTTGAACTCCTCGGCGAGGAACGGGTTCTCGTCCTCGTGGAAGATGCGGTCGCGGAGGTCGTCGCGGAGGTACTCGGGGTAGGTGGAGTGGATGGCCGTCGCCTCCCAGATCATCCCGTCGAGGTGGACCGGCATCGAGGGAATCTTCCCCTTGCGCATGGCCTCCTCCAGCACGAGCATGATCTCCTGTGAGCGCCCGACGGCGAACGCCGGGATGAGGACTTTCCCGTCCTGATCGTGGGCCTCGTTGATGACCTCGATGAGCTTGCGCTCGGAGTCCTCCTGGTCGGTCTGGTAGTCGTTCCGGCCGCCGTAGGTGGATTCGAGCACCAGCGTCTCGACCCGCGGGAAGTCGTTCACCGCGCCGTTGAACAGGCGGGTGTCCTTGTAGTGGATGTCGCCGGAGAACGCGACGTTGTAGAGGCCGTCGCCGATGTGGAAGTGCGACACCGCGGAGCCGAGGATGTGGCCCGCGTTGTGGAACGTGAGCTTCACGTCGGGCGCGATGTCGGTCACGTCGCCGTACTCCAGCGGGATGGTGTGCTTGATGGCCTCGCGCACCATCTCGGACTCGTACGGCGGCGCACGGCCCTCCTTCGCGGCCACGTCGAGGTAGTCGAGCGTGAGCAGGCCCATCAGGTCACGGGTCGGCTCGGTCGTGTAGATGGGGCCGTCGTAGCCGTACTTGAAGATGAGCGGCAGCAGTGCGGAGTGGTCGAGATGGGCGTGGGTAAGGACGACCGCGTCGATGTTGGTCGCGCCCGCGCCGAGCGCCTCGGGCACCTGGAGGTACGGAACCTCGTCCTCTGCGCCGGGCTTGTCGCCGCAGTCGATGAGGATGCGCGTCTCCGGGGTCGAGAGGACGAACGCGGCGCGCCCGACCTCGCGACAGCAGCCCAGCGTCGTGATGCGGACGTACTCGTCGTTCGACATCTCCTCGCGGTGGATCTGTCGGCCGACGCGTTCGAGGATCTGGCGGCGTTCGTCGCGCTCCTGCTTGAGGAAGTTGCGGACGTTCGAGACCGTCGAGGACTCGATGGGCGGCGTGCGGACGACCTCCGGTGTCCAGCCGACCTTCTTCGTGATCTCGCGCAGGGTCGAGCCGTGGCGGCCGATGACCATGCCGGGCTTCGCGGCCTCGATGACGACCTCGCCGGTGTCGGCGTGGAAGTCGAGGTCGGTCACGCCCGCGTCCTCGGGGATGACCTCCATGATCTGCTCGCGTGCGGACTCCGGTGGGGAGAGCACGTCGGGGTC harbors:
- a CDS encoding beta-CASP ribonuclease aCPSF1, with the protein product MSSVDRQLEELEAEIKSEIPSDISVSAVKYEGPELVVYTRDPKKFAQQGDLIRRLASKLRKRITVRPDPDVLSPPESAREQIMEVIPEDAGVTDLDFHADTGEVVIEAAKPGMVIGRHGSTLREITKKVGWTPEVVRTPPIESSTVSNVRNFLKQERDERRQILERVGRQIHREEMSNDEYVRITTLGCCREVGRAAFVLSTPETRILIDCGDKPGAEDEVPYLQVPEALGAGATNIDAVVLTHAHLDHSALLPLIFKYGYDGPIYTTEPTRDLMGLLTLDYLDVAAKEGRAPPYESEMVREAIKHTIPLEYGDVTDIAPDVKLTFHNAGHILGSAVSHFHIGDGLYNVAFSGDIHYKDTRLFNGAVNDFPRVETLVLESTYGGRNDYQTDQEDSERKLIEVINEAHDQDGKVLIPAFAVGRSQEIMLVLEEAMRKGKIPSMPVHLDGMIWEATAIHSTYPEYLRDDLRDRIFHEDENPFLAEEFNHIDGGEEERQEVADGGPCIILSTSGMVEGGPIMSWLRHVGSQEDSKMVFVGYQAQGTLGRRIQNGWDEIPINDRGGNGGRSNTLKLKMDIETVDGFSGHADRQGLEDFVRTMNPRPEKVLCVHGDESSVQDLSSALYHEFNMRTFAPKNLETFRFK